One genomic segment of Chitinibacter sp. FCG-7 includes these proteins:
- a CDS encoding chorismate mutase, whose product MSVPAELLALREQIDALDQQLFSVLAERFKVTAQVGQLKKQHQLPAQDATREAQQLEKTAALAAQTGLDPDFAQRLQRLILDEVVAQHKLC is encoded by the coding sequence ATGAGTGTGCCAGCCGAACTCCTCGCCTTGCGCGAGCAAATCGACGCGCTCGATCAGCAGCTGTTTAGCGTACTGGCCGAGCGTTTCAAAGTCACCGCCCAGGTGGGGCAGTTGAAAAAGCAGCATCAACTGCCAGCGCAAGACGCCACCCGCGAAGCCCAGCAATTGGAAAAAACCGCAGCGCTGGCGGCGCAAACCGGGCTCGATCCCGACTTTGCCCAGCGCCTGCAGCGGCTGATTCTGGACGAGGTCGTGGCACAGCATAAATTGTGCTGA